The sequence ACCGGAAAGGACGGACCGATGGTGAACCAGTTGCAGTGCCAACTGCACGGCTGGGAAGCCAAGTCCGGGAGTGATAAACGCTGAAAGCATCTAAGCGTGAAGCACGCCTCAAGATAAGATTTCCCATACCGTAAAGGTAGTAAGACCCCTCGAAGAAGACGAGGTAGATAGGCTTAAGGTGTAAGAGCAGAAATGCTTTAAGCTGGTAAGTACTAATAGGTCGAGGCCTTGACCTCACATCCTCTATCCTCTCAAGGTCTAAAATAATATAACAGTAAAGTTAAGAGCATCTGCATATCAGGTGCTTTTTTATTTTGTTGGTTTACCTTTATGCTTGCAATTGCGATGAATGCTTGATACAATGAATTTGGTTAGCCAATTGTTTTCAATAAAGTTTGAGCATAGAGGAGTGTTATAGTGTTTAAACGGATAAAGGGTAATGCCAGGGGATGTCTCATCTATGAACCTATGTGGATAATTCCTGCCAGCATGTTTATGACGTATTCTTCTTTGTATATGGTAAAATTGGGATTGAGTGATACCCAGATCGGTTTTATTACGTCTTTAGGGCTGGTTGTACAGATATTTTCGTCGTTTATAAGTGGATACTTAACAGATAGGTTGGGTCGAAGAAGGGCTCTTCTGCTATTTGATTTACTGAGCTGGAGTGTTGCCACATTGATATGGGCGATATCACAGAATTTTTGGTATTTTTTTGTAGCTGCGATCATAAATGGATTTCAAAAGATTCCAAATACGGCCTGGAACTGTCTTTTAGTAGAAGACACTGTTCCTGAAGATCGTCCGGCTATTTTTACCATATTGCAATTAATAAGTGTAATTGCGGGCTTTTTTGCACCGCTGGGCGGACTTTTGGTTAAACGTTTTACCCTGGTTCCGGCTATGAGAATAATGTATTTAATTGCGTTTGTAAGCATGACATTTATGTTTTTGGGCAGAAATTACGCTACACATGAGACCGATATTGGTATAAGGAAAATGAAGGAAAGCGCAGAGTTGAAATTTAAAGATAGTTTGAAAGAATATTTAGATGTGATTAAAGAAATAATTTCAAACAAATTCCTTATGGTTATATTTGCTGTCTATATACTCAACAATTTTCAGATGACTATAAGGGGTACGTATCAATCCATGTATCTGGTTCAAGCTTTAAAGTTAGATGATGCGCTGATAGCTATATTTCCTACTATATCATCTTTGGCGATGTTAGTATTGTTGCTTTTTGTAATGCCGAGGCTTAACAATGAACATGCCAGTAAATATATGATTTTTGGATTTGCTATTTCATTAATTGCTAACTTAATATTGGTTTTGGCGCCGCCCAAAAATGTTTTATTGGTGATATTGAGCACATTGATGGCATCAGCTGGAGGTATTATTGTAAGTCCATACCTGGAAAGTTCAGTGGCCAATGCTATTGATGATGAGACGCGGGCGAAGACTTTTTCAATATTGACTGTACTCATATTGTTATTTATATCTCCTTCGGGTATAATAGGCGGATGGACTTATTCTATTGATCCGAGGATACCTTTTATTTTAATTGTCGGAACGTTTTTGCTATGCATTATTCTTCTCTGGATTTACTCACGAAAAGAAAAGCCAGAGATGTTTTTGTCTAAGGCGGATAAAGCATGAAATAATAAGGAGAATATGAAGGTGAAAGATATTATGGATCTTTATGTGTTTCCTACACGGGAGTTAATGAAACAGCGTAATTGTGGCGAAAATGACAGGTATACCTTTGATGTATTTATCAATAGAGTTATTTCTGATTTTACTGCAGGCTTAACTGCTATTGGGGACTTGGAAAAATTCTTTATAATATACCGATTAATGTCAGATGCTGTTAGAAAGCAGTTTAAGTATTTCAAAGACGTCAAAATAGGATATGCTAAAGCCATCAGCAGCCTTATTTCTGAGCTTAAAATGCAAGGTATTATGCCTGATGACCTTGTACAGCTATTGCCTCGTACTGAAAAGTACGAGGATCTTGTATTAATATATAGCCTTTATAATGACTTTTTAAAGAACAACATGCTTTATGATAAAGAAGACAGGTATTTATTGGCTATGGATAACATTAGGGATTATGTAAAGCAATACGATAGGGTCATTTTTGTGGATTTTTACGATATTACGAAGATACAGTTAAACTTGATGGCTAAAGTAGATCCAAAGGCTTTACAGGAAAACGACCCTCTTATATCGAATATAAACAGGTTATACGTGTATGAAGCGTGGGATAGGACTGCGGAGGTATACAATCTAGCACACCAGATATTAAAGGATATAAAGCAAGGTTTAAGATGTGAGGATATGGCTATTGTAATACGAGAGCCTGCACTATATGCCGATTATTTAAACAGCGTATTTAAAAAAGCAGGTATACCGCTGGGACAAGATATACGTGAACCTATATTGAGAAATCCTTTTGTAAAAGGATTTATGGTGGCCTTAAAGGGTATTAAAAACTCATATTTTGAGGCTTTTGATGTGCCTGATTACCCTATGACGTTTAGTCAATGGAATGAATATGTGTTAAAGAAGCTGCAGGAAGCCGGGTATCCTGATAGGTTGATAGATGTAGATAGTGATCTGGAGTACTACAAAAGAGATATAGAAGCTTATGGCGCTGTGGAGGATTTTTTAGGCAAAATCAATAGGATAAGTGCCATCACAGGAGAATTTGTTCAGATTGGTATTGAAAGATATGTAGATCAGCTAAAAGAATTTTTAAAAGATATGACGTATTGCCGGGAAATATCCAGAGGTGGAATAAGTATTATATCTCCTACTGGAATGAGGGGATTAAGATTTAAGAAGGTATATGTTTTAGGATTAGTAGAAGGAGAATACCCCAGAGCCTTTATTTCTGATTGGTTGATAAAGGATGACCATCGAAGGCTATTAAATGAAAAGGGATATTCAATTGATACGTTAGATGGGCTTATAAAAAGGGAAAGGCTTACATTGGATTATATAATGGCATCATCTGAGGAAATCTATGTATCATATCCTGATATAATAGAAGGCAATAAGCCGTCGTTGATATCTGATTACGTGAGTTTAATGGCAGAACACTCAAAGGCCGTATCTACAGCCAGTGTGGATTTTGATGATGTTTTTGTATATGATATTGGCATAGATGTACCAGATACTCGAGGTATAATTACTGCTGATTTGCGACCTATTTTTGATAACTATGTATTTAGCCCTACATCGTTGGAGAAGTACATACAGTGTCCTTATAGATTTTTATTAGGAGAGATTTTGTGTATCAGCCCTGCAGAAGATAACGAATTTAACGCTGCAGTTGAAGGATCTGTGTATCATAGTGTTTTAAGCCGCTTTGTGTCCAACCACAAAAATGGATTTGAAGCGCAAGATGAACAAAAATATATAAATGAAATAGTAGCTATTTTAGATGAGGTGTTATCGGAAAAGGGTGTGGATAGATTATTTGATAATAAGAGGGTATATCAATTGATGAGAAATGATATGATGAATACCTTATCTGATTTCTTGAAAAATCAACTTAAGATATGGGAAAACAGAGAGTACCTACCTTACAAAACGGAATATTTCTTTGGTGGCAATAAAGAGTTCAGAATAAACAATATACCTTTTAAAGGATTTATTGATAGGATAGACCGTTCCGCTGATGGTAGATTTGTGGTGTACGATTATAAAAAGAATACGACGCCGTCTTTTGGCGAAATAATAAATTTTGAAAATATACAATTGCCTCTCTATATTATGGCGGTTCAACAGCTTTTAGGAGAAGTTGTAAGTGGTGGTTTTATATCAATTAAAAAAGGAACGGTAGATCCCATAATGGTAAGGGATCCATCGTTACCTTTTGCAAAGAGAAAGCGAAAAGGCAAATTCACTAAGGAGGATTGGGATAAATTTTTTGAGGACTTTGCCCAAAATATAAGTGGGATATATAATGACATAATTTCCAATAAATTTCCAATTCAACCTAAGAGGTGCCCGAAAACGAATGCATATGGTGCTTTTTGTGAATATGCTGATATATGCGTATATGAGGGGAGCGATATATAATTATGGAATATACACCAGAACAATATATCGCTGTAAATTCTTTGGATAAAAATATGGCTGTAGTAGCTGGTGCCGGTGCTGGTAAGACCAGGGTGCTGGTAGGTAGGGTTATGAATATCTTAAAAACGGGTAATGCCTCCATCGACGAGATTGTTGCTATCACCTACACAGAAAAAGCCGCTTTGGAAATAAAGGATAGGATAAGAGCAGCCCTGCAGCAAGAGATAAATAAAGGCTATAAAGAGCTTATAAGAGAAAAGGAGAGGCTAGGGGTTTCAAATATAGGGACGATACATAAGTTTTGCCTGGATCTTTTAAGGCAGAACCCGGTTGAGGCCGGTATTGATCCTGAATGTAGGGTTCTGGATAGCGCTCAGGCTAAAGTATTGATTAGTGAATGCCTTGATGAGGCCCTTAAAGCTATGCTAGAAAAAGAGGATATATTTCGGTTTGTGGGGACATTAGGGTATGATAATTTTGTTCAAGCCTTATTATTGCTCTATGATAAGCTTAGAAATATGGGTATATCCATTGACGAGTTTGAGAGGTATGCGCCAGAAGGAGAGAAACAGCTGGTATATAAGGTATTGAAGGCTGTTGATCAAATGTATGAGAAGAGAAAAAACTATTTAAATGTGATAGATTATGAGGATATGCTAAGATTATCGTATCAGATGCTAAAAAATCATGAGGACATTTTGGCGTATTACCGTAAAACTTTTAAATATATATTGGTGGATGAATATCAAGATTTAAACTATATTCAAGATTCCATAATAAGGCTACTGGACAATGGCACAAATCTCTTTGTAGTAGGTGATAAAAAGCAGTCAATATATAGGTTTCGCGGTGCCAGGGTTGAATTATTTGATAAGCTATACAATGATTTGTCTAAATTAGGAGGTTCAGTAATTTTAAATAAGAATTTCAGAAGCGTGCCTTCTATACTACAGTACCTTAATAATATTTTTGAGGGCTTTATGGAGTATTTCAGCGATATGTTGCCGCATAGAGAGGAAAAAAGTACAGATGCTGTTGAGATCCTTCTGGCCGAAGGCGAAGATATGAGTGGGAAAAAAGCTGCCGAGGCTCAGCTTCTGGCGAAGCGAATCTCCCTTTTGGTTCAAAAAGATGGCTATAAATACGGTGATATTGCTGTACTCATCAACAAAAGGACCCATGTGGATTACTATACAGCTGAGCTGGATAGATGCGGCATACCGTACCATGTGATAACCAATGGAGGACTTTTAGAGTGTTTAGAAGTTAGAGATGTCGTTAATGCCCTTAAAGCAGTAGCAGGTATGGGCATGATTTATGTATACGGTACGTTGACCAATCTTTTTGCCATTAGCGACGATACCTTTGCGAAGATACGGCTAAATTCAGGCGCGATAACCATGGATACATTGGAAAAGTGGGATGATGATAAATTACAGGGGGCGCTGGCTTTTATTAGGCGCTGGATAAAACATGCGGATTTACTAAGCCTTACTGACCTGGTCAAAATGATAATAGATGATACCCGGTTGTTTTACAGATGTGCTTTAAAAGGCAGGCAGAGCATAGCTAATGTCGTCAGATTTATTCAACTGTGCAGTCAATATGATGATAGCGGCTATACATTGAATGAGTTTTTGAATGAATTGGAAAATTTTCAGGAAGATGAAGACGAAGCGGTTGTGACAAGGGAAGATAGCGATGTGGTAAAATTTATTACTATACATTCAGCTAAAGGGCTGGAGTTTCCTGTGGTTATTTTTGCTGATACGTCAAGTGCTTTTAATAATGTGGATAATGACAGCTTACTTTTTGATCCGGATGCAGGTTTGGCGATTTCGACTGACGATGACGAGTATAAATTTGTACAGGGAAAAATAAAAGAGGGTGATGAAGAGGAGTATAAAAGATTATTATATGTGGCTCTTACAAGGGCTAAAGATAAACTCATTATATCAGGTAATAAAAACTATGCCAGGAGATCTTTTCTAAGCTGGATTATAGAAAAATCGCCATATGATGTAAAAGTTATCGAGCAAATTGAAGGAGAAGTAGCACCGTTGTATCCCATCCAGAGAGATTTAGAAAGGCCTTCCTTTGAAAGGGCTGAGATAAAATCTATTAAGTATTTTGCAGCTACAGCTTTAGGTGATTACCTGAGATGTCCTTTTAAGTATGGACTTAATTTCTTCTTAGGAGTTAAAGAGAAAGAAAGTGGCCTTACAGGCAGTGGTGAAATAGGGGAGATGCTGGGGAGTGAGAGGGGAAGCATCGTCCACAACATCATAGATAGGGCAAAATCTAAGGAAGAAGCTGTGTATATGGTTAATCAGCTTAAAATATGCGATGAGGACAAGGCCTTTATATCAAAGTGTATTAAAAACTATGTAAACAGTCCTTTCACGTCCTATAAAAAGTTTAAATCGGAATATGCCGTTGAGCTGGCTTTGGATGAATACAATATAGTGACAGGGCGCATTGATCGGTTGATAC is a genomic window of Caldanaerobius fijiensis DSM 17918 containing:
- a CDS encoding MFS transporter, with protein sequence MFKRIKGNARGCLIYEPMWIIPASMFMTYSSLYMVKLGLSDTQIGFITSLGLVVQIFSSFISGYLTDRLGRRRALLLFDLLSWSVATLIWAISQNFWYFFVAAIINGFQKIPNTAWNCLLVEDTVPEDRPAIFTILQLISVIAGFFAPLGGLLVKRFTLVPAMRIMYLIAFVSMTFMFLGRNYATHETDIGIRKMKESAELKFKDSLKEYLDVIKEIISNKFLMVIFAVYILNNFQMTIRGTYQSMYLVQALKLDDALIAIFPTISSLAMLVLLLFVMPRLNNEHASKYMIFGFAISLIANLILVLAPPKNVLLVILSTLMASAGGIIVSPYLESSVANAIDDETRAKTFSILTVLILLFISPSGIIGGWTYSIDPRIPFILIVGTFLLCIILLWIYSRKEKPEMFLSKADKA
- a CDS encoding PD-(D/E)XK nuclease family protein yields the protein MKDIMDLYVFPTRELMKQRNCGENDRYTFDVFINRVISDFTAGLTAIGDLEKFFIIYRLMSDAVRKQFKYFKDVKIGYAKAISSLISELKMQGIMPDDLVQLLPRTEKYEDLVLIYSLYNDFLKNNMLYDKEDRYLLAMDNIRDYVKQYDRVIFVDFYDITKIQLNLMAKVDPKALQENDPLISNINRLYVYEAWDRTAEVYNLAHQILKDIKQGLRCEDMAIVIREPALYADYLNSVFKKAGIPLGQDIREPILRNPFVKGFMVALKGIKNSYFEAFDVPDYPMTFSQWNEYVLKKLQEAGYPDRLIDVDSDLEYYKRDIEAYGAVEDFLGKINRISAITGEFVQIGIERYVDQLKEFLKDMTYCREISRGGISIISPTGMRGLRFKKVYVLGLVEGEYPRAFISDWLIKDDHRRLLNEKGYSIDTLDGLIKRERLTLDYIMASSEEIYVSYPDIIEGNKPSLISDYVSLMAEHSKAVSTASVDFDDVFVYDIGIDVPDTRGIITADLRPIFDNYVFSPTSLEKYIQCPYRFLLGEILCISPAEDNEFNAAVEGSVYHSVLSRFVSNHKNGFEAQDEQKYINEIVAILDEVLSEKGVDRLFDNKRVYQLMRNDMMNTLSDFLKNQLKIWENREYLPYKTEYFFGGNKEFRINNIPFKGFIDRIDRSADGRFVVYDYKKNTTPSFGEIINFENIQLPLYIMAVQQLLGEVVSGGFISIKKGTVDPIMVRDPSLPFAKRKRKGKFTKEDWDKFFEDFAQNISGIYNDIISNKFPIQPKRCPKTNAYGAFCEYADICVYEGSDI
- a CDS encoding UvrD-helicase domain-containing protein, yielding MEYTPEQYIAVNSLDKNMAVVAGAGAGKTRVLVGRVMNILKTGNASIDEIVAITYTEKAALEIKDRIRAALQQEINKGYKELIREKERLGVSNIGTIHKFCLDLLRQNPVEAGIDPECRVLDSAQAKVLISECLDEALKAMLEKEDIFRFVGTLGYDNFVQALLLLYDKLRNMGISIDEFERYAPEGEKQLVYKVLKAVDQMYEKRKNYLNVIDYEDMLRLSYQMLKNHEDILAYYRKTFKYILVDEYQDLNYIQDSIIRLLDNGTNLFVVGDKKQSIYRFRGARVELFDKLYNDLSKLGGSVILNKNFRSVPSILQYLNNIFEGFMEYFSDMLPHREEKSTDAVEILLAEGEDMSGKKAAEAQLLAKRISLLVQKDGYKYGDIAVLINKRTHVDYYTAELDRCGIPYHVITNGGLLECLEVRDVVNALKAVAGMGMIYVYGTLTNLFAISDDTFAKIRLNSGAITMDTLEKWDDDKLQGALAFIRRWIKHADLLSLTDLVKMIIDDTRLFYRCALKGRQSIANVVRFIQLCSQYDDSGYTLNEFLNELENFQEDEDEAVVTREDSDVVKFITIHSAKGLEFPVVIFADTSSAFNNVDNDSLLFDPDAGLAISTDDDEYKFVQGKIKEGDEEEYKRLLYVALTRAKDKLIISGNKNYARRSFLSWIIEKSPYDVKVIEQIEGEVAPLYPIQRDLERPSFERAEIKSIKYFAATALGDYLRCPFKYGLNFFLGVKEKESGLTGSGEIGEMLGSERGSIVHNIIDRAKSKEEAVYMVNQLKICDEDKAFISKCIKNYVNSPFTSYKKFKSEYAVELALDEYNIVTGRIDRLILDNDIILLDFKTNMSIDSELLKAYELQLKIYAMALKKNGIDVQKAFLFNLYSNEITYVDINEEELKRAEALVKKMVGEINRIKSIDEFKKTGNCINCGFKNHICR